The Xanthomonas rydalmerensis genomic interval CGACCTGGCACGCCATCAGCACGATCTCCTCGAACGACTCCCTGCCCAGCCCCTTGGCCAGCAGTTGCTGCAGGAATGCCTCCGGCGTCAGCCCGGCAAAGACATTGACGTTGCCGTGCGAATTGATCACCAGGCGCTTGCCGCGGGTCTTGTTGCTGGGCGACAGCGATGTCGCGTCGAGCATGGTCAACGCGTGCGACTGGGTCTCGCCGAAGTGGGATTGCAAGGCCTTCAGCTTGGCGCCGCGCTGATCCGCCTGATCGCCGTCCAGGCCGACATAAATGAGCATGAGGAGTCTCCCGACGCACAGGACCGCCAACACGTGTTGGGCGGGAGCGTCCGGGAATCCGGGGTGACCGCGTCGTGGCGCACCGATCTCGCTCGCTGCGCAGCGTAGGTGCGCCATCGGTGGCGCCGGGATCGGCGCATTGCCGATTTGCCGACGTGTACCGGCCGATCCGTGCCGCGGTGCAGCTTGTCGCAGCTGCCAGTCGCCGCAGCGGCCCGGCCTGACTGTGCGGCGGCGCGAGGACGCGCTGTCCGTGTCCTGGGCATCGCGACGCGTCTGCAAAACACGCCTAGAGTTTCAGGTGACGCCGCCGATACCCATCGCCTAGCTGGGTCCCGCTGCGTCGCGGGACGACATGGATTTTTCTTTCCCTGCCCTGCGCAGGAGGGTCATGGAGCGACATCAATCTTCCGCTGTGCCTGTTCTCTCCCTCTCGCCGATGGCACGCATCGCGTCCTATGCACGCGGTGCGCGCATGCGTGTGGCATGCGGCGACGCTGGGCAAGGGCAGAGCCGCTGGCGATGCATTTTTCTCGTAGCTGTATCAACAAGGGGTAGTCGATGAAGGACAGTGTGATCAAGGGGACCATGGGGTTGGCGCTTGCGTTGGGCCTGGCGGCTTGCGCGACCGAAACCCATCAGAGCGTCAAGCCGCAGACCGTGGCGGCGGCCAGCGTGCCCTACGCCGGCGCACGCGCGCCGATCGCGGTGGGCAAGTTCGACAATCGCTCGTCCTTCATGCGCGGCCTGTTTTCCGATGGCGCGGATCGTCTGGGCAGCCAGGCCAAGACCATCCTGATCACCCACCTGCAACAGACCAATCGCTTCCGCGTGCTGGATCGCGACAACATGGGCGAGATCCAGCAGGAAGCCCAGATCAAGGGGCAGGCGCAGCAGCTCAAGGGCGCGACTATGTCATTACCGGCGACGTGACCGAGTTCGGCCGCAAGGAGACCGGCGATACGCAGCTGTTCGGCATTCTCGGTCGCGGCAAGCAGCAGCAGGCCTATGCGAAGGTCAGCCTGAACGTGGTCGATAGCGCGACGTCCGAAGTGGTGTATTCGGTGCAGGGTGGTGGCGAGTACACCTTGTCCAATCGCGAGATCGTCGGTTTCGGCGGGACCTCCAGCTACGACTCCACGCTCAACGGCAAAGTCCTGGATCTGGCGATCCGCGAGGCCGTCAACAATCTCACCACCGCGGTCGACGCCGGCGCATGGAAGCCGGTCAAGTGACCCGCAACGCACCCTCGCACATGAACACCATCAACGTCCGCAAGCGGATCTGGCTCGGCGCCTGCGCCATGCTCGCGCTGGTCGGCTGCGCTCACCAGAACGCATCGCTCTACCAGTGGGGCAGCTACCAGGATCAGGTCTACAGCCACTTCAAGGGCGATAGCCCGGAGCAGCAGATCCAGGCGCTGGAAAAGGACCTGCAGGTGATGCAGGCCGCCAATCGCAGGCCGCCGCCCGGACTGCAGGCGCACCTGGGGATGCTGTACGCGGAAACCGGCAACGATGCCAAGGCCCAGCAGCAACTCCTCGCCGAGAAGGCCCAGTACCCCGAGTCCACCACGTACATCGATCTGCTGTTGAAGAACGGCAGCAACGCGAGGAGCGCGCAATGAAGAACGTCGCAAGAATGGCCTGCGTGGCCGTGCTCGGTCTGCTGCTGAGCGCCTGCGCGACGCAGCCGATGTCCCGCGATTACAGCGCGTACAAGGCCAGCAAGCCGCGGTCGATCCTGGTCCTGCCGCCGGTCAGCCATGCCCCGGATGTCAACGCCAGCCTGAGCGTGCTGTCGGTGACCACGCTGCCGTTGGCCGAAGCCGGCTACTACGTGCTGCCGGTGGCGCCGGTCTACGAGACCTTCAAGCAGAACGGCATCACGGTGGCCGACGAGGCCCAGGCGGTCGCGCCGGAGAAGCTGCGCGAGATCTTCGGAGCCGACGCGGCCCTGTACATCACCGTGGAAAAGTACGGTGCCGTGTATCAGATCATCAACAGCGTGGTGGTGGTTTCAGCCAACGCCAAGCTGGTGGATCTGCGCACCGGGACGGTGTTGTGGCAGGGCCAGGCGCAGGCGTCGAGCGGCGAAAATCAGAACAACGCCGGTGGCGGCCTGGTCGGGATGCTGGTGACGGCGGCGATCAATCAGGTCGTCAACCAGGTCACCGACCAGGGGCATCAGATGGGTAACGTGGCCAGCCAGCGTCTGCTGTCCGCCGGCCACCCTGGCGGCCTGCTGTACGGACCCTACAACCCGAAGTACGGCACCGATTGACCCTGCGCCATGCCCGGTCTCCGTCAGGTTCGGCGGAGACGGGCATGGCCGCACCTCACACGTCGCCGCCGTCCGCCCAGCCTTCGCCGCTGCCGGCATGGAACACGCGGTCCTGCGGCTGCACCTGGCCGGCCGGCAGCTGCGCCTGGTCGGCCAGCGCCGCATAGATCGGGGTGAAGTCCGGCGAGGTCGCCTGCATCAGCTGCTCGAAGCTGTCGATGACGAAGTAAGTCTTCTGGTAGGTGTCGATGCGGTAGCGGGTGCGCATGATCCGCTGCAGGTCGAAGCCGATGCGGTTGGGCGCGTCCGACTCCAGCGAATACAACGATTCGCCCTTGGACGAGACGATGCCGGCGCCGTAGATGCGCAGGCCGTTCGGCGTGTCGATCAGGCCGAACTCCACCGTGTACCAGTACAGCCGGGTCAGGTTCTGCAGCGCCTCCGGGCCGATCGCATGCGCCTTCACCCCGCCGCGGCCGTAGGCCTGCATGTAGTCGGCGAACAGCGGGTTCATCAGCAGCGGCACGTGGCCGAACAGGTCGTGGAACAGATCCGGCTCGGCGATGTAGTCGATCTGCTCGGGACGGCGGATCCACCAGGTCACCGGGAAGCGGCGGTTGGCCAGGTGGTCGAAGAAGTCCAGTTCCGGCAGCAGCCCCTCGACGCCGACCAGGGTCCAGCCGGTGGTCGCCTGCAGTACCGCATTGAGCGCGTCGAAGCGCGGGATCGCCTGCGGACTCATGCCCATCGCGTCCTGCGCCTGCAGGAACTCGTCGCAGGCGCGGCCGACCAGCAGCTCGCGCTGGCGCGTGTACAGCGTGCCCCAGGTGGCGTGGTCGTCGGCGCTGTAGCTGTCCCATGGCTGGGTCACCACGGCGGTGGTGTAGACCGGCACGTAGCCCTTGTCGGTCTGCTGGTGTTCGACGCGGCGCGGTGCGGTGTCCATGGTCGACGCTCCGGAAAGGGATGCCACGATGGTAGGCGCGCAGCCACGCAATGAGCTTGCGAAGTTGCAGGGATCCACGCGCTGCGCGCAAGATTGTTGCGTAGATTCCATGTTGCAGAGCAATAAATGACCGGAACACCGACCTTCGACCGCACCGACCTGCGCCTGCTCGCCCTGCTGCAGCGGCAGGGCCGCGCCAGCAATGCCGAGCTGGCGGCGCAGGTGAACCTGTCGCCCTCGGCCTGTCTGCGCCGGGTGCAGCGGCTGGAGGCCGAGGGTGTGGTCGCCGGCTACGCCGCGCGGCTGGTGCCGGCGGCGATCGGCCTGGGCCTGCAGGCCTTCGTCCGCGTGCAGCTGGAGAAGCACGGCCAGAGCGGCATCGCCCATTTCGCCGACAGCGTGCAGGGCTGGGACGAGGTCGTCGCCTGCCATGCGCTGACCGGCGACATGGACTACCTGCTGCACGTCTACGTCCGCGATCTGGCGCACTTCTCCGCGTTTCTGCTGGACAAGTTGCTGAACGCCGCTGGCGTCGCCGACGTCAATTCCAGCTTCGTGCTGCGTACCGTCAAGGACTTCGCCGGCCTGCCGTTGCCGCGCGGCTAGCGACCGAACCCGGGTGTGCCACTGCGTGTCGGCGCATGGCAGCCCTTGTTAAGTTGTTGCTAACGATTTACATTTGCGTTCTGCGACGGCCATCCATGGCCACAGCCCCTCCGCCAGCCCTCTTGGGCCAGCCACGCCGGATTCCCCGCCGTGGAGCGCGGCTGCGCCTGTCCTTTCCTCCACCCGCGGCGCGACCGTGTCGCCGCCGCGCCCACCCCGCGAGATCGATCCATGCTTCCCTCCGCTCCACGCCGCCTGCTGTCCCTCGCCGTGCTGTCCGCGCTCTCCGCCGCTTCGGCCCCGTTGTTCGCCGCCGAGGCCGAGGTCGCCGCCGACGTGCAGCCGACCACGCTGGACAAGGTCGAGGTCAGCGGCAGCCCGAGCCGTGCGCAGCCGTCGACGACCACCCGCCTGCCGCTGACGCTGCAGGAGACGCCGCAATCGGTAAGCGTGCTGGGCCAGCAGCGGCTGGAAGAGGAATCGCTGTTCAGCATCAACGACGTGATGCGCAACGTCACCGGCGTCAACGTGTCCTTCTTCGACACCCAGCGTCCGCTGTACTTCGCGCGCGGCTTCCAGATCACCGACTTCCAGGTCGACGGCCTGCCCACCTACAGCGGCTCCACCAACCAGGAATACGACATGGTCTTCTACGACCGCGTCGAGGTGATCCGCGGCGCCAACGGCCTGCTCAGCGGCGCCGGCATTCCCTCGGCCACGGTCAACCTGCTGCGCAAGCGCCCCGGCAAGACCTTCGATGCGTCGTTCGCGGCCTCGCTGGGCACGTGGGACTTCCGCCGCACCCAGGCCGACGTCACCGCGCCGCTGACCGCCGACGGCCGCTTCCGCAGCCGCTTCGTCGCCGCCTGGCAGGACCGCGGCTACTACTACGACCACTACACCGAGCAGAAGATGTCGGGCATGGCGGTGCTGGAAGGCGACCTCACCGACACCACCACGGTTACCGTCGGCTACCAGCGCCAGGACAACGATCCAGTCGGCTCGACCTGGGGCACGGTGCCGTACTTCTTCGCCGACGGCGGCTTCGCCGACCTGCCCAGCTCCACCAACCTGGCGCCGAAGTGGGCGCGCTGGCAGCGCAACACCCGCACCACCTTCGCCAACCTGGAACAGCGCTTCGGCGAGAACTGGCTGCTGAAGGTCAATCTGGCGCGCACCGAGGGCGAGGTCGAAAACCTGCGCGTCTACGGCAGCGGCTATCCCCAACGTGACGGCAGCGGCATCTACCTGCGCGCCGCCGCCGGGCAGACCACCGACACCCGCGACGGCCTGGACGTGTACCTGTCCGGCAGCTTCCCGCTGTTCGGCCGCGACCACGATGTGGTCGTCGGCGGCAGCTGGCAGGACCTGCAGTCGAACACGCCGACCATGGCGCTGCGCTATCCGGGCGACTGGACCACCTGCGGCCGCGAGCGCTGCTACTACATCCCCAACGTCTACGACTGGCAGGGCGACGTGGGCCAGATCACCACGGCCCGCACCGGTGCGCGGCGCGAGGCGCGCACCACCCAGCGCGGCGTGTACGCCTCGACCCGGCTGCGCCTGGCCGAGCCGCTATCGCTGATCGCCGGCGCGCGCCTGAGTTCCTGGCAGACCCGCACCCAGGCCTTCGCGGCCGACGGCAGCTACACCGGCACCAGCGGCCGCTACCGGGTCAGCGACGAGGTCACGCCCTACGTCGGCCTGGTCTACGACATCACCCCGGCCATCTCCACCTACGCCAGCTACACCGAGATCTTCAATCCGCAGAACTACAAGGACAAGGACAACAACCTGCTGGCGCCGGTGCAGGGTTCCAACCTGGAGGCGGGCATCAAGGCGCAGCTGGCCGACGGCCGCGCGCTGCTCAGCGCCGCAGTGTTCGAGGCCAAGCAGGACAACTACGCGGTGCGCGACATGACCCAACCCGAGGCCTCGCTGCCCGACGGCAGCTCGGCCTACATCGGCGTCGACGGCACCAAGAGCCGTGGCTGGGAACTGGAGTACAACGGCGAATTGCGCCCGGGCTGGACGCTCAATGCCGGCTACACCCACGCCAAGGTCACCCGCGCGCCCACCGATGCGATCTACGCCAACCTGCCGGAGGACTATCTGCAGCTGTCCACCCAGGTGCGCCTGCCCGGCGCCTGGCAGCGCCTGAGCCTGGGCGGCGGCGTGAGCTGGCAGAGCGCGGTGCGTGGCTACAACATCCAGCGTCCGCTCGGCGACGGCAGCGCCGCCACGCGCCCGGTCACCGTGGTGCAGGATCCGTACGCGCTGGTGCACTTCAATGCCAACTACCAGCTCAGCACGCAGTGGACCGCGACCCTGGCGGTGACCAACGCGCTGAACAAGAAGTACTGGGCCAACCTGGACTACCAGAACTACGGCGAACCGCGTTTCGTCAGCTTTACGTTGCGCTGGCGGTACTGAGCGGCGGCGCATGGCGGGCAAGGACGCCCGTCGCACAGCCTGATATGGCTGCGGCGGTGGCCGCTGTGGCGATGCGTGCCGGTGGCCGGCACCGCGCGTCTATACTGCCGCCGCCATTATCGGAGGATGCAGATGCGACCCGCCACGCGCTTGGCCCAGTGCTTGTTGCTTGCCGGCATCCTGCCCCTGGCGGGGTGCGCCCAGTCCGGCTCTGCCGACACGCCGGCGTCCACCTCCACCAATGCCCAGGGCTGCGTGCGAAAGCGCCAGCTCGGCCCACAGGATCCGTTCAAGACGCCGCCGCCACTGATGGAGGCATGCCTGGGTCCGTACAAGCTACGCATTCCGGCCAACTACTTCGGCGACCAGATGGGGCCGAACTTCGACGACAGTTTCGGCCTGTACCTGGAATACCCGTCGCTGCAGCCGTTCGCGCCGGGCGAACGCACGCATCTGCGCCTGGATGTGTCGACGCGGACGGTCGATATCGGGTATCACTATCTGGATCGGGTGAATGTCCATGAGGCGCTACGCAGGCGCTATACAGGCTATTCCGCAGACAAGGACAATCCGGCAGAGCATCTGGAAAGCCGTCTCGAACAAAGACCGGTGTATGGGCTGACCCCCTACTATGCGGACCTGCCGAAAGTGTTTGCCTACTACCAGGCAAAGGGATACCAGGCGTCGGCGCCCGTGTTCAAAGCGGAGGAACACGACGATTGGTATGTCGAACGGGATGCGGATGGCGAAATCCGTACCTTCATCAACTGTACCTCGCATGTGGTCGCCGAAACCGGTGTCGAGTATCGAGACGGCAAGCTGGTGCGCAGCAAGGACGCCGAACTTCCAGAGTGCCATCATATCTTCGCGCTTCCCGAGATCAGTACGCTCGTGGAGGTGCGCTACGTGCGCGCCGCATTGCCGGACTGGAAACGAATAGAGGATGCAGCCCGCAGCTATCTAGATAAGTTCATGGTGACACGGGATAAGACGCAGAACAGGTAGTTCTGCAGGCGTAGGGCAAAGGAGCTCTGGAAATGAATGGTCTGGACAAGCGCGATATCGAGGTTCTCGGTTACTACGCCGGGCAGGGGAATCGGGAGCTTTACTGGAACTACCTTGCAAACAAGCAAGGCAACGATGGCTATGGGTTGCTCGCGCTCGGCGTAGTCCGTAACGATAACGCGCCAGGCGCCACCGCAAACGCGTTCGCCGAAAGCCAGGCACGCAGCGATGGCGTCGCAATGAGCGAACGGCAGTGGAACGAATTCGGCGTGGATCTGATGAAGCGCGACTTCGAGAGTCGGCGAAGCTACTTTGACAATGACCAGCCCGCACAAGCACTGAATCTTCCAGTCAAGGACGTCGAAGCCGTCCACGACGCCACCTTTCAGAAGCACCACATCAATCCCAACGGCTGGACGCCACGCGAGCTGCTCGACGCCGCGCGCCGCCATGGCGGTGAGCCCGAGGCGGAAAAGGTCTGGTCGATGATGCTCGACAACTCCGCGCTGGGCCTGGATCGTGCAGGCGCCACGTTGAACGACGTACGCAAGTACGACGACGCGCAACTCGATGTGGTGTCCTACACCACACGCATGACCGCCGCGCGCCTACTCGCGCACGAAGCGCGGCCGATCACCGATCCGGACCGGATCGGTGCACAGAGCTTCTATTACGAGCGCGATGCGCGAACCGGGCAGTGGACCAATTGGGTGTCCGGTGGCGAGCAGACCATCGCCCAGCCGGTGCGCGACCCGCAGCAGATCCGGGAACTCGACGAGACCCGTGCGCTGCGCCTGGAGCGCCAGCAATTCCGCGAGCATTTCCATCCCGAGGATCCGTATCGCCACCAGCCGATCCTGCGCAGCCCGCAGACGCTGGCCGAGGCCGATCCGGTCCAGGCGGGTCCGGCGGTCGCGCAGGCCGCGCACATGTCCGATCCCACCGAGCCGGGCCATCCGCGCCATGCGCTGTACCAGCAGTGTGCCGCCGGCACCCAGGCGCTGGACCGGCAGTTGGGACGCATCCCCGATGCGGACAGCGCCTGCATGGCGGCCAGCGTCACCGACCTGGCCGCACGCAACGGTCTGCAGCGAGTGGATCACGTGCTGTTGAGCGAGCAAGGGCGCACGGCGCAGCCGGGCGAGCGGGTGTTCGTCGTGCAGGGCGATCCGAAGGATCCGGCGCACGTGCGCGCCCACATGTCCACCGAAGAAGCGATCCGCACGCCGGTAGCGCAGTCCTTTGAGCGGCTTGCCGAGTTCGATCGGCAGCAGGCGTTGGTCCAGGCGCAGCAAGTCGCGATGCAGCAGGATGTACACCAGCAGGACGCGCAGCGGCAGAGTGCGGCGGTGCCGCGGATCTGAGCGAAGCGAACCCTGTGGCGCTGCGATCAGGTCCGCAGCGCGGATGGCTGAAGGTACCTGTGGCCTCGACATGAGCCCCAGGTTGGATGAGCCGGCGAGGGGCGTTCGTGTAGAGGCCCCTGGCGCCCGGACCCTCACCCCCGGCCCCTCTCCCGGTGGGAGAAGCGAAGCCTCAGTCCTTCGGCTTGCAGGGATCGTCGCGGCGCAGCAGGCGGCCCAGGCGCGATGGCGGTTCGCATGGCGGTGGCGCCGGTTGCGCGGCCTTTGCCGCCGCGGCTGCGGCGGCCGCGCGCTGCTGCTGCAGTTGCGCCAGCTTGGCCTTGATCTGCGGCATCGCCGCCAATGCGGCCTTCTCGCCTTCCAGGATCGCGGCGTTGCGCTGGGCGAAGTCGGCCGCGCCGATGTCGTTGACCTTGGGCCGGATCACGATGTCGGCGCGGCCCAGTTCCTGCTGGCCCAGGCGCTGGCCCATGATCGCGATCGACTGGTTGACGGTGCCGAGCATGCTGCCCGGGTTCTTGCCGCTGGCCTTGCTGGAGATGTCCACGGCGATGACGAAGTCCGCGCCGAGCTGGCGTGCGGCGTCCACCGGCACCGGGCTGACCACGCCGCCGTCCACGTAGTGGAACTTGCCGATGGTCACCGGCTCGAACACGCCGGGGATGCTGCTGGACGCGCGCACCGCCTGGCCGGCGTTGCCGCGCACGAACACCGTGCGCTCGCCGTCTTCCAGGCGGGTGGCGACCGCGGCGAACGGCTTGGCCAGCTTCTCGATCGGCTTGCCCTTGAGCTGCGCGTTGACATAGTCCTGCAGCGCCTGGCCCTGCACCAGGCCGCCGGAGAACAGGCGCATGTCGCGGATGCTGCTCTCGTCCAGCGCCACCGCCGCCTGCTGCATCTGGAACGCGTCCATGCCGCTGGCGTACAGCGCGCCGACCACGCTGCCGGCACTGGTGCCGGACACCACCGTCGGCTCCAGGCCGTTGGCCTGCAGCATCTTGATCACGCCGATGTGGGCGAAGCCCTTGGCCGCACCGCCGCCCAGGGCGATGCCGATGCGCAGCGGCTTGGCCGCCGGCGACGGGGCCGGTCCGTTCACCACCGGGGCTGGCGGCGCCGGCTTGGGCTCGCCGCCGCAGGCGGCAAGCAGGCCGAACAGGGACAGGGACAGCAACAGGCGCGGGGAACGGAACACGGTCATGGAAGCGTCGCGGACAGGAG includes:
- a CDS encoding DUF4810 domain-containing protein — translated: MTRNAPSHMNTINVRKRIWLGACAMLALVGCAHQNASLYQWGSYQDQVYSHFKGDSPEQQIQALEKDLQVMQAANRRPPPGLQAHLGMLYAETGNDAKAQQQLLAEKAQYPESTTYIDLLLKNGSNARSAQ
- a CDS encoding DUF799 domain-containing protein, whose product is MKNVARMACVAVLGLLLSACATQPMSRDYSAYKASKPRSILVLPPVSHAPDVNASLSVLSVTTLPLAEAGYYVLPVAPVYETFKQNGITVADEAQAVAPEKLREIFGADAALYITVEKYGAVYQIINSVVVVSANAKLVDLRTGTVLWQGQAQASSGENQNNAGGGLVGMLVTAAINQVVNQVTDQGHQMGNVASQRLLSAGHPGGLLYGPYNPKYGTD
- the phhA gene encoding phenylalanine 4-monooxygenase; its protein translation is MDTAPRRVEHQQTDKGYVPVYTTAVVTQPWDSYSADDHATWGTLYTRQRELLVGRACDEFLQAQDAMGMSPQAIPRFDALNAVLQATTGWTLVGVEGLLPELDFFDHLANRRFPVTWWIRRPEQIDYIAEPDLFHDLFGHVPLLMNPLFADYMQAYGRGGVKAHAIGPEALQNLTRLYWYTVEFGLIDTPNGLRIYGAGIVSSKGESLYSLESDAPNRIGFDLQRIMRTRYRIDTYQKTYFVIDSFEQLMQATSPDFTPIYAALADQAQLPAGQVQPQDRVFHAGSGEGWADGGDV
- a CDS encoding Lrp/AsnC family transcriptional regulator, yielding MTGTPTFDRTDLRLLALLQRQGRASNAELAAQVNLSPSACLRRVQRLEAEGVVAGYAARLVPAAIGLGLQAFVRVQLEKHGQSGIAHFADSVQGWDEVVACHALTGDMDYLLHVYVRDLAHFSAFLLDKLLNAAGVADVNSSFVLRTVKDFAGLPLPRG
- a CDS encoding TonB-dependent siderophore receptor, whose protein sequence is MLPSAPRRLLSLAVLSALSAASAPLFAAEAEVAADVQPTTLDKVEVSGSPSRAQPSTTTRLPLTLQETPQSVSVLGQQRLEEESLFSINDVMRNVTGVNVSFFDTQRPLYFARGFQITDFQVDGLPTYSGSTNQEYDMVFYDRVEVIRGANGLLSGAGIPSATVNLLRKRPGKTFDASFAASLGTWDFRRTQADVTAPLTADGRFRSRFVAAWQDRGYYYDHYTEQKMSGMAVLEGDLTDTTTVTVGYQRQDNDPVGSTWGTVPYFFADGGFADLPSSTNLAPKWARWQRNTRTTFANLEQRFGENWLLKVNLARTEGEVENLRVYGSGYPQRDGSGIYLRAAAGQTTDTRDGLDVYLSGSFPLFGRDHDVVVGGSWQDLQSNTPTMALRYPGDWTTCGRERCYYIPNVYDWQGDVGQITTARTGARREARTTQRGVYASTRLRLAEPLSLIAGARLSSWQTRTQAFAADGSYTGTSGRYRVSDEVTPYVGLVYDITPAISTYASYTEIFNPQNYKDKDNNLLAPVQGSNLEAGIKAQLADGRALLSAAVFEAKQDNYAVRDMTQPEASLPDGSSAYIGVDGTKSRGWELEYNGELRPGWTLNAGYTHAKVTRAPTDAIYANLPEDYLQLSTQVRLPGAWQRLSLGGGVSWQSAVRGYNIQRPLGDGSAATRPVTVVQDPYALVHFNANYQLSTQWTATLAVTNALNKKYWANLDYQNYGEPRFVSFTLRWRY
- a CDS encoding XVIPCD domain-containing protein codes for the protein MNGLDKRDIEVLGYYAGQGNRELYWNYLANKQGNDGYGLLALGVVRNDNAPGATANAFAESQARSDGVAMSERQWNEFGVDLMKRDFESRRSYFDNDQPAQALNLPVKDVEAVHDATFQKHHINPNGWTPRELLDAARRHGGEPEAEKVWSMMLDNSALGLDRAGATLNDVRKYDDAQLDVVSYTTRMTAARLLAHEARPITDPDRIGAQSFYYERDARTGQWTNWVSGGEQTIAQPVRDPQQIRELDETRALRLERQQFREHFHPEDPYRHQPILRSPQTLAEADPVQAGPAVAQAAHMSDPTEPGHPRHALYQQCAAGTQALDRQLGRIPDADSACMAASVTDLAARNGLQRVDHVLLSEQGRTAQPGERVFVVQGDPKDPAHVRAHMSTEEAIRTPVAQSFERLAEFDRQQALVQAQQVAMQQDVHQQDAQRQSAAVPRI
- a CDS encoding patatin-like phospholipase family protein, which translates into the protein MTVFRSPRLLLSLSLFGLLAACGGEPKPAPPAPVVNGPAPSPAAKPLRIGIALGGGAAKGFAHIGVIKMLQANGLEPTVVSGTSAGSVVGALYASGMDAFQMQQAAVALDESSIRDMRLFSGGLVQGQALQDYVNAQLKGKPIEKLAKPFAAVATRLEDGERTVFVRGNAGQAVRASSSIPGVFEPVTIGKFHYVDGGVVSPVPVDAARQLGADFVIAVDISSKASGKNPGSMLGTVNQSIAIMGQRLGQQELGRADIVIRPKVNDIGAADFAQRNAAILEGEKAALAAMPQIKAKLAQLQQQRAAAAAAAAKAAQPAPPPCEPPSRLGRLLRRDDPCKPKD